The Candidatus Thiodiazotropha endoloripes genome has a window encoding:
- the thiS gene encoding sulfur carrier protein ThiS, which produces MQIYLNGLEKQIPDSLDMAGLIEILELTDQRIAVEVNEELVPRTTFSGHLLNDQDRIEIIHAVGGG; this is translated from the coding sequence ATGCAGATTTACTTAAACGGCTTGGAAAAGCAAATTCCTGATTCACTGGATATGGCCGGACTGATTGAAATACTCGAATTGACCGACCAGCGCATTGCCGTCGAGGTCAATGAGGAGTTGGTCCCACGCACGACTTTCAGTGGCCATCTCCTCAACGACCAGGACCGCATTGAGATCATCCATGCGGTTGGCGGCGGTTGA
- a CDS encoding ABC transporter ATP-binding protein, translating to MGSLTLKQFRAPLLEPIDLHLQAGECQTLSGPSGSGKTRLLRALADLDPSQGEVSLNNQERSTFSAPQWRSKVGLLLAESGWWLERVGDHFKQPQAELFERLELPSEAINWEVSRLSSGERQRLSLIRLLCNQPQVLLLDEATANLDQANTAKVERLIADWRNQHQVAVLWVTHDPQQRKRVSDHSWLIESGRLRKAP from the coding sequence ATGGGCAGCCTGACCCTGAAACAGTTCCGCGCGCCGTTGCTGGAACCGATCGACCTGCATCTGCAGGCGGGTGAATGCCAGACCCTCAGCGGTCCTTCAGGATCGGGTAAAACCCGTCTGTTACGGGCACTGGCCGACCTTGATCCGTCCCAGGGAGAAGTCTCTCTCAACAATCAGGAGAGATCGACCTTCAGCGCCCCACAGTGGCGCAGCAAAGTGGGTCTGCTGCTGGCTGAGAGCGGCTGGTGGCTGGAGCGGGTCGGCGACCATTTCAAACAGCCACAGGCGGAACTGTTCGAGCGCCTGGAACTACCCAGTGAAGCGATCAACTGGGAGGTCAGCCGCCTCTCCAGCGGTGAGCGCCAGCGACTCTCGCTGATCCGACTGCTGTGCAACCAACCCCAGGTTCTGCTGCTGGATGAAGCCACCGCCAATCTGGACCAGGCCAACACCGCCAAAGTGGAGAGACTGATCGCCGACTGGCGAAATCAGCACCAGGTAGCCGTTCTCTGGGTCACCCATGACCCGCAACAGCGAAAACGGGTCAGTGACCACAGCTGGTTGATCGAGTCGGGGCGACTGAGGAAGGCCCCTTGA
- a CDS encoding SDR family oxidoreductase: MAQQIDFSGQSVLVVGGTSGINLGIAEAFAENGARVAVVGRSRERLESALSRLSAAGGEAIGRCADVRDLSAVEQTVGGISDHFGGIDVLVSGAAGNFPASALDMSPAGFSAVVDIDLLGTYHVLRTAYAYLTKPGASVINISAPQAYIPMPLQLHVCAAKAGVDMVTRVLAMEWGESGVRVNSIVPGPIAETEGMKRLAPTTEARQMITDSVPLKRLGRAGDVANLALFLASPMASYITGAVMPVDGGWSLGGLSAMAAEMQRHFKPGRRD; the protein is encoded by the coding sequence ATGGCGCAGCAGATCGACTTCTCCGGACAGTCGGTATTGGTGGTTGGCGGAACCAGTGGTATCAATCTGGGCATCGCTGAAGCATTCGCTGAGAACGGGGCGAGGGTTGCGGTTGTCGGCCGTTCCAGGGAGCGGTTGGAGAGTGCCCTGTCACGCCTTTCAGCAGCTGGTGGGGAGGCCATTGGCCGCTGTGCCGATGTACGGGATCTGTCGGCTGTGGAGCAGACCGTCGGTGGAATCAGCGATCACTTCGGCGGTATCGATGTGCTGGTCTCCGGAGCAGCCGGTAACTTTCCAGCCAGTGCGTTGGATATGTCCCCGGCAGGCTTCTCCGCTGTGGTCGATATCGATCTGTTGGGCACCTATCATGTTCTGCGCACGGCCTATGCCTACCTGACAAAACCCGGTGCTTCGGTGATCAATATTTCAGCCCCTCAGGCCTACATACCCATGCCGTTGCAGCTGCACGTCTGCGCCGCCAAGGCGGGGGTGGATATGGTGACCCGGGTGCTGGCCATGGAGTGGGGTGAGTCCGGGGTGAGAGTCAATTCGATCGTGCCCGGTCCGATTGCCGAAACCGAAGGGATGAAACGCCTGGCCCCCACCACGGAAGCCAGACAGATGATCACCGACTCCGTGCCTCTGAAGCGGCTGGGCAGAGCCGGGGATGTGGCCAATCTGGCACTGTTTCTCGCCTCACCGATGGCCAGCTATATCACCGGTGCGGTAATGCCGGTGGATGGGGGCTGGTCGCTGGGTGGTCTGAGCGCCATGGCGGCGGAGATGCAGCGGCACTTCAAACCAGGCCGTCGGGACTGA
- a CDS encoding ABC transporter permease — protein MNLILLTPLDLAIAATLVVALALISLRLSLGIEGKLLIAALRTVIQLSLLGLVLKFLFVQSHPLLISALAMFMLFVAGYEVMARQQRRFSGIWGFGVGTLSMFISSFSVTILALTVIIQAEPWYSVQYLIPLLGMMLGNTMSGIAIALDNLTQNAWQRRQEIEARLILGHSWDQAIREIRRNALRSGLIPIINAMAAAGIVSLPGMMTGQILAGTPPMEASKYQILIMLLIAAGTGFGATAAVWIGAKRLFDDRERLRLDRLGKKRA, from the coding sequence TTGAACCTGATCCTGCTGACCCCCCTCGATCTTGCCATCGCCGCAACCCTGGTGGTTGCACTGGCACTGATTTCCCTACGGCTCTCCCTGGGAATCGAGGGCAAGCTGCTGATTGCCGCCCTACGTACCGTCATCCAGCTCAGCCTGCTCGGTCTGGTATTGAAGTTTCTGTTTGTTCAATCCCACCCGCTGTTGATCAGCGCCTTGGCGATGTTCATGCTGTTCGTTGCCGGTTATGAGGTGATGGCGAGGCAGCAGCGCCGTTTCAGCGGCATCTGGGGATTTGGCGTGGGCACCCTCTCGATGTTCATCTCATCCTTCAGTGTCACCATCCTCGCCTTGACTGTGATTATCCAGGCAGAGCCCTGGTATTCGGTGCAGTATCTGATTCCGTTGCTCGGCATGATGCTGGGCAACACCATGTCGGGGATTGCCATCGCTCTGGACAACCTGACCCAGAACGCCTGGCAGAGACGCCAGGAGATCGAGGCCCGCCTGATCCTCGGGCACTCCTGGGATCAAGCCATCCGGGAGATTCGCCGCAATGCCCTGCGCAGCGGTCTGATTCCAATCATCAATGCGATGGCTGCGGCCGGCATCGTCAGTCTGCCCGGGATGATGACCGGCCAGATACTCGCCGGCACACCGCCGATGGAAGCTTCAAAGTACCAGATACTGATCATGCTGTTGATCGCCGCGGGTACCGGATTCGGTGCCACCGCAGCAGTATGGATCGGCGCCAAGCGGCTGTTCGATGACCGGGAGCGTCTACGACTCGACCGGTTGGGCAAAAAACGCGCCTGA
- a CDS encoding sensor histidine kinase — MGLKSIRHHAGKLPSIRVYLVSMNLALLLLFMAISLLFWQQINNFYQTEQAEDIASIHDAMQARSASLVRSMALSANQAITGYDFSFLISLMQQVTEGDQDIQYCKVLSNLGQVVAHNRVDQVGSLPDTPVDKQALALLEEEFIGDQVTDFSIQIIDTPSAVATQSQMMQVVTPVFNGQELWGILYCGISLAAMQESINERTAEWDEEITRIWVFYISVAAIFILFGFMISLFITRRLLKAVDQLDAGVKEVSAGDLNYRLSMQGLMCAEFGTFATSFNRMASNLESSHRALDDYNRSLEYKVEERTIELARSNKELEAFNYSVSHDLRAPLRSIEGFSQVLTEEYQQSLDETGLDYLHRVRAAASRMGVLIDDMLRLSRLGRQEMRVGEVDLSELANATLSKLVESEPERQVSFQVEPGLMVQGDRQLLAIALDNLIGNAWKYTSRCEKAEIVFGKAVKEGKSCYFVQDNGAGFDMRYADKLFGAFQRLHKSSDFEGTGIGLATVARIIHRHGGTVWAESEVDCGATFYFQLP, encoded by the coding sequence ATGGGACTTAAAAGTATTCGACATCATGCTGGCAAACTGCCTTCGATCCGGGTCTATCTGGTGTCGATGAATCTGGCATTGCTGCTGCTTTTTATGGCGATCAGTCTGCTCTTCTGGCAGCAGATTAACAACTTCTACCAAACTGAACAGGCAGAGGATATCGCCTCGATTCATGATGCCATGCAGGCCCGTAGCGCTTCACTGGTCCGCAGTATGGCCCTCAGCGCCAACCAGGCCATCACCGGCTACGATTTCAGCTTCCTGATCAGCCTGATGCAACAGGTCACAGAGGGTGATCAGGATATTCAGTACTGCAAGGTACTCAGCAATCTGGGACAAGTGGTCGCTCACAATCGGGTGGATCAGGTCGGCAGCCTGCCGGACACCCCAGTCGACAAGCAGGCATTGGCCTTGTTGGAAGAGGAGTTCATCGGCGATCAGGTAACGGATTTTTCGATTCAGATCATCGACACGCCGAGCGCTGTGGCGACTCAGAGCCAGATGATGCAGGTCGTGACGCCGGTATTCAATGGTCAGGAGTTATGGGGCATTCTGTATTGCGGTATCTCATTGGCGGCTATGCAGGAGAGCATCAATGAGCGGACCGCCGAATGGGATGAGGAGATCACCCGGATCTGGGTTTTCTACATCAGTGTTGCGGCCATCTTCATCCTGTTCGGTTTTATGATTTCACTGTTTATCACAAGGCGTCTGCTGAAGGCGGTCGACCAGCTCGACGCCGGTGTCAAGGAGGTCTCTGCCGGTGATCTCAACTATCGCCTGAGTATGCAGGGGCTGATGTGTGCAGAGTTTGGGACCTTTGCCACCTCCTTCAACCGCATGGCCAGCAATCTTGAAAGCTCACATCGGGCGCTGGATGACTACAACCGTTCACTGGAGTACAAGGTTGAGGAGAGGACCATCGAACTGGCTCGAAGCAACAAAGAGCTTGAAGCGTTCAACTACTCGGTATCCCACGATCTGCGTGCCCCATTGCGCAGTATTGAAGGATTCAGCCAGGTGCTTACTGAAGAGTACCAGCAGAGCCTCGATGAGACCGGACTCGATTACCTGCATCGGGTCAGAGCCGCAGCATCCCGTATGGGGGTGTTGATCGACGATATGCTGAGGCTCTCAAGACTCGGGCGACAGGAGATGCGGGTCGGTGAGGTCGATTTGAGTGAACTGGCCAATGCCACCCTCAGCAAGCTGGTAGAGAGTGAGCCAGAGCGTCAGGTGAGTTTTCAGGTTGAGCCCGGCCTGATGGTCCAGGGTGACCGCCAATTGCTGGCTATCGCTCTGGATAATCTGATCGGTAATGCCTGGAAGTACACCAGTCGTTGTGAAAAAGCTGAAATTGTTTTCGGTAAAGCTGTAAAGGAGGGCAAATCCTGCTACTTTGTACAGGATAATGGCGCCGGATTCGATATGCGTTACGCCGATAAACTGTTCGGTGCCTTTCAGCGGTTACATAAAAGCAGTGACTTTGAAGGTACCGGTATCGGTCTGGCGACTGTGGCCAGAATCATACATCGGCATGGTGGTACCGTGTGGGCTGAATCCGAGGTGGATTGTGGCGCAACTTTTTACTTCCAACTGCCTTAG
- a CDS encoding tetratricopeptide repeat protein encodes MPKFSALTWLVIIVAQITYGLMVYAITRSYYEQRPVVAATPAPSTPVAPHPLPNPSPTGLTPGMGYTPTIEDLKEEDPELIARLADSYFAQKNYPQAIELYERALTIDPKDVESYNDLGLALFYTGQNEQAVDILLAGIQQDGEFQRIRLSLGFILAQIGDKAGAAAAFNKAIELGADNSVGIEAKRMLGEL; translated from the coding sequence ATGCCAAAATTCAGTGCACTTACATGGCTGGTTATCATCGTTGCGCAGATCACCTATGGCCTGATGGTCTACGCAATCACCCGCAGCTACTATGAACAGAGACCGGTGGTTGCTGCGACACCCGCACCTTCCACTCCGGTTGCTCCCCATCCGTTACCCAATCCCAGCCCGACAGGGTTGACCCCTGGAATGGGCTATACCCCGACGATCGAGGATCTCAAAGAGGAGGATCCAGAGCTGATCGCGAGGTTGGCGGATAGCTATTTTGCGCAGAAAAACTACCCTCAGGCGATCGAGCTCTACGAACGCGCATTGACCATCGATCCCAAGGATGTTGAATCCTATAACGATCTTGGCCTGGCGCTCTTTTATACCGGCCAGAACGAACAGGCGGTCGATATCCTGTTGGCAGGGATTCAGCAGGATGGAGAGTTTCAACGCATCCGCCTCTCGTTGGGTTTCATCCTGGCCCAGATCGGTGATAAAGCGGGAGCCGCAGCCGCCTTCAACAAAGCGATCGAACTGGGTGCTGACAACAGTGTCGGTATCGAGGCGAAACGCATGCTGGGTGAGCTTTAG
- a CDS encoding ABC transporter substrate-binding protein encodes MKDRYLLIFILLLFTQPAWSTQQTIAVLLSDSEAVYQQPLGEFRAKVKQPIEVFNLQGDIQQAPQVLGRVMSSKPSLIVAFGAKAAYFAKAATQNSQQVPVIFAMVLNWQRYRLLEGQENLAGINAEVSPGTQLLSMNLLFPDIGRLGVIYSKSHSAMSVREAKSAAELVGIEISARPIERAKELKQAYRRLAGEVDAIWLPTDPVLYTLENIHWLKRQCVKDRLICIGQSDNVVKLGLLLAVNPDIPSIGGQAAALATQILSLGVKPTQIGVQDPLGTRLTLNAKTASKIGVKLAEDVLILADEVIE; translated from the coding sequence ATGAAAGATAGATATCTACTGATTTTTATCTTGTTGCTGTTCACCCAGCCAGCCTGGTCTACCCAACAGACGATTGCCGTGCTGCTCTCGGATTCGGAGGCTGTCTACCAGCAACCTCTGGGTGAGTTCAGGGCAAAAGTGAAACAACCGATCGAGGTCTTCAATCTCCAGGGTGATATCCAGCAGGCACCACAAGTGTTGGGCCGTGTGATGTCGTCAAAACCTTCACTGATCGTGGCGTTTGGCGCCAAGGCGGCCTACTTTGCCAAAGCCGCAACCCAGAACAGCCAACAAGTGCCGGTAATCTTTGCCATGGTCTTGAACTGGCAGCGCTATCGCCTGCTGGAGGGACAGGAGAATCTGGCCGGCATAAACGCTGAGGTTTCACCGGGTACCCAGTTACTCTCCATGAATCTGCTGTTCCCGGATATCGGACGGTTAGGGGTGATCTACAGCAAGTCTCACAGTGCGATGAGTGTCCGGGAGGCGAAGAGTGCGGCAGAACTGGTCGGTATCGAGATCAGTGCCAGGCCGATTGAACGGGCGAAAGAGCTGAAGCAGGCCTATCGCAGGCTGGCCGGTGAGGTCGATGCAATCTGGTTGCCGACAGATCCGGTGCTCTATACCCTGGAGAACATCCACTGGCTGAAGCGGCAGTGTGTCAAGGACCGACTGATCTGCATCGGTCAGTCGGACAACGTGGTCAAGCTTGGACTGCTGTTGGCCGTCAATCCCGACATCCCGAGTATTGGCGGACAGGCGGCTGCCCTGGCGACACAGATACTCTCTCTGGGAGTCAAGCCAACACAGATCGGTGTGCAGGATCCTTTGGGCACCCGTTTGACCCTGAATGCCAAAACAGCCAGTAAGATCGGCGTCAAACTGGCGGAAGATGTCCTGATTCTGGCCGACGAAGTGATTGAGTGA
- a CDS encoding TonB-dependent receptor plug domain-containing protein: MPRTSCKSLIPILILSYPLATQANETSLITDQQMEEAERLFSGPVEEDYYRTDAVLVSATGSAKPVFLAPSVASVITKEEIKAMGATTLDEVLETAPGLHVYMSPSPNYQKQWSIRGVHTNDNPHVLLLINGQSVQDMLQGGRPNHLQIPVSMISRIEVIRGPGSAVHGADAFAGSVNVITKDGQEIAGSQGGYRGGSFSRKDAWALHGGTYQGWDIAMTLDTMKSEGDDERIIEEDFQSLLDQSFATNASITPKAMDTKHDLINAYLSFNRPDWQIYLWGWQERDGGSYAGLANALADGNELQNDVFQAGVSHSNDEWLNNWQFDFSLSYLYLKTATNLQLFPPGALLPIGSDGNLNFTNPAGLTLFTDGYIGFPTRTQNQYSAETTALYDGFPQHHLRLALGYRVTDVVFKAYQNWGPGVLDGTQTVVDGTLTDLTDDPRIFMPDVERRLWYLSAQDEWSFAKNWELTLGARYDRYSDFGGTFNPRAALVWQTRYDMTTKLLYGRAFRAPSFANMHAQNNPIGLGNPDLDPATLDTLELVFDYRPTADLRIAANLFVYDIEGLIAFEPDEGEATTTSQNARDQKGHGLELEGDWQFTDSLRLTSNMAWQDSEDKQTGDPVPNAPGLQAYFAGNWTFMPDWSVNAQWFWIGERERASGDNRNQIDDYSITNLTLHRQALFEHLDLAMAVRNLFDEDVREPSTSVIPDDYPMNGREIWAELQINL; the protein is encoded by the coding sequence ATGCCACGCACTTCCTGCAAGAGCCTCATCCCAATACTCATCTTAAGCTACCCGCTTGCCACCCAGGCAAACGAGACTTCGCTCATCACGGACCAGCAGATGGAGGAGGCGGAACGTCTGTTCAGCGGACCGGTTGAAGAGGACTACTACAGAACCGATGCCGTTCTGGTGAGCGCCACCGGCAGTGCCAAGCCGGTATTCCTGGCACCTTCCGTCGCCAGTGTGATCACCAAGGAAGAGATCAAGGCGATGGGCGCCACCACGCTGGATGAAGTTCTGGAGACCGCGCCTGGTTTGCATGTCTACATGTCACCATCACCCAACTATCAGAAACAGTGGTCGATCCGTGGCGTTCATACCAATGACAATCCTCATGTTCTGCTGTTGATCAATGGGCAGTCGGTGCAGGATATGCTGCAGGGAGGGCGTCCAAATCACCTGCAGATACCGGTTAGCATGATCTCCCGGATTGAGGTGATCAGAGGACCGGGATCAGCAGTTCATGGTGCTGACGCCTTTGCCGGCAGCGTCAATGTGATCACCAAGGATGGACAGGAGATTGCCGGTTCACAGGGCGGTTACCGTGGCGGCTCCTTTTCCCGTAAGGACGCCTGGGCCCTGCATGGAGGAACTTATCAGGGCTGGGACATCGCCATGACCCTGGACACGATGAAATCGGAGGGTGACGACGAACGCATCATCGAAGAGGATTTTCAATCATTGCTGGACCAAAGCTTTGCTACCAACGCCTCTATCACACCCAAAGCAATGGATACGAAGCATGATCTGATTAACGCCTACTTAAGTTTCAACCGCCCCGATTGGCAGATCTATCTTTGGGGATGGCAGGAGAGAGATGGTGGATCCTATGCTGGACTTGCGAATGCATTGGCTGATGGAAATGAATTGCAAAACGATGTTTTTCAGGCAGGTGTCTCACACAGCAACGATGAATGGCTAAACAATTGGCAGTTCGACTTCAGTCTCAGCTATCTCTATCTCAAGACGGCCACCAACCTGCAACTATTCCCGCCCGGCGCCTTGTTACCGATCGGCAGTGACGGTAACCTCAATTTTACCAATCCCGCCGGGCTCACCCTGTTTACCGATGGCTATATCGGTTTTCCTACACGCACCCAAAATCAATACAGCGCTGAGACCACAGCCTTGTATGATGGCTTCCCCCAACATCATCTTCGACTGGCTTTGGGCTATCGAGTGACAGATGTGGTGTTCAAAGCCTATCAAAACTGGGGACCAGGGGTACTCGACGGCACTCAGACAGTGGTCGATGGGACGCTGACCGATCTCACCGATGATCCCAGAATATTCATGCCGGATGTGGAGCGTCGCCTCTGGTATCTCTCCGCCCAGGATGAGTGGAGCTTTGCAAAAAACTGGGAATTGACCCTTGGCGCCCGCTATGACCGCTATTCCGATTTTGGCGGGACATTCAACCCCAGAGCCGCACTGGTCTGGCAAACCCGCTACGACATGACCACAAAGTTGCTTTATGGACGGGCATTCCGGGCACCCAGCTTCGCCAACATGCATGCACAGAACAACCCGATCGGCTTAGGCAATCCGGACCTGGATCCGGCAACCCTGGACACCCTGGAACTGGTATTCGACTATCGACCAACAGCCGATCTGCGGATCGCCGCCAATCTGTTCGTCTACGATATTGAAGGTCTGATCGCATTCGAACCGGATGAGGGTGAAGCAACCACCACCTCGCAAAACGCCCGGGATCAGAAAGGCCACGGGCTTGAGCTCGAGGGAGACTGGCAGTTCACTGACAGCCTGAGGCTGACTTCGAATATGGCCTGGCAGGACTCTGAAGACAAACAGACCGGTGATCCGGTACCGAACGCTCCCGGCCTGCAGGCCTATTTCGCAGGTAATTGGACCTTTATGCCGGACTGGTCGGTCAATGCCCAATGGTTCTGGATAGGAGAGCGGGAACGGGCCAGTGGTGATAACCGCAATCAGATTGACGACTACTCAATCACCAATCTGACACTGCACCGGCAGGCCCTTTTCGAACACCTGGACCTGGCCATGGCGGTACGCAACCTGTTCGATGAGGATGTTAGGGAACCGAGCACCTCAGTGATCCCCGACGACTATCCGATGAATGGACGCGAGATCTGGGCAGAATTGCAAATCAATCTATGA
- a CDS encoding RND transporter: protein MFNWLDRIPMHMIVLPALLLGLAPFVPEPHLWEKLKMLMAGTLHRPIDIFDLLLHGIPVILLIIKVIRGEREPE from the coding sequence ATGTTCAATTGGCTTGACCGCATTCCCATGCATATGATCGTACTGCCTGCGCTACTGCTCGGGCTGGCGCCGTTCGTACCTGAGCCCCATTTGTGGGAGAAGCTGAAGATGCTGATGGCCGGTACGCTGCATCGTCCGATCGATATCTTCGACCTGCTGCTGCATGGTATTCCGGTGATTCTATTGATCATCAAGGTGATACGAGGGGAGCGAGAGCCTGAATAG
- a CDS encoding PhnD/SsuA/transferrin family substrate-binding protein, which yields MHNLKRLNLGFWLLWLYLLIVPGQAAGDDGLRFYYFNPDSPQNNLGRLKSDMESLLAGFDLAVEFQPFAHLTDFDARVRSDRPAFVFAPYWYLKRNADEIRFIPLLQSVHQQQNSYRKLLVARLGKDESINRPERPTLAMTSLGPGSKQLLASMLNSGSFVAFEKLSIVEVPKDADAIFAAALGQVDVALVSQANMKLFRKINPRLIDSLEVISESTPIDMPVLGYIEGVITKEQAAKLKEFMFSSQNSTVMRTLQIEGWSSHER from the coding sequence TTGCATAACCTGAAACGATTAAACCTGGGATTCTGGCTGTTATGGCTATACCTGCTGATCGTGCCTGGCCAAGCGGCCGGGGATGATGGGTTACGTTTCTATTATTTCAATCCCGACTCGCCACAAAACAATCTTGGCCGTCTGAAGAGCGATATGGAGTCGCTGCTGGCAGGCTTTGATCTGGCCGTCGAGTTCCAGCCGTTTGCGCACTTGACCGATTTTGACGCCCGTGTACGGAGCGATCGACCGGCGTTTGTGTTTGCGCCTTACTGGTATCTGAAACGCAATGCGGATGAGATTCGCTTTATCCCCCTGTTGCAATCTGTTCACCAGCAGCAAAACAGCTATCGAAAACTGTTGGTTGCCAGACTTGGCAAGGATGAGAGTATCAACAGGCCCGAGCGTCCGACCCTGGCGATGACCAGTCTTGGTCCGGGTTCTAAGCAGTTACTGGCAAGCATGCTGAACTCCGGCAGCTTTGTGGCGTTCGAGAAGCTGAGTATTGTTGAAGTGCCTAAAGACGCCGATGCGATTTTTGCGGCGGCATTGGGACAGGTTGATGTCGCCCTGGTATCTCAGGCCAATATGAAGCTGTTTCGAAAAATTAATCCCAGACTGATCGATTCTCTAGAAGTCATCAGTGAATCGACTCCGATTGATATGCCTGTATTGGGTTACATAGAGGGTGTCATCACAAAGGAACAGGCAGCCAAACTCAAAGAATTCATGTTTTCCTCTCAAAACAGTACTGTCATGCGAACACTTCAGATTGAAGGGTGGAGCAGTCATGAAAGATAG
- the trmB gene encoding tRNA (guanosine(46)-N7)-methyltransferase TrmB: MPQSDQKSRPIRSYVLRQGRMTEGQQRAYEALWPRYGVELADGQLDLSERFEQTQPVTLEIGFGNGESLRQLAQKQPEHNFLGVEVHGPGVGHLMIQLDQHQLSNVRILKHDAMELLRHHLQPGSLQRVLLYFPDPWHKRKHNKRRIVQDEFAELVHRALIPGGILHMATDWEDYALQMMSVLSAHQGFDNQAGKGNFSPRPETRPLTKFEQRGERLGHGVWDLLFERLA; the protein is encoded by the coding sequence ATGCCCCAATCTGACCAAAAGTCGCGTCCGATACGCAGCTATGTGCTACGCCAGGGTCGCATGACCGAAGGCCAGCAGAGGGCTTATGAGGCCCTCTGGCCCCGCTACGGCGTGGAACTCGCGGATGGCCAACTCGATCTCTCCGAACGATTCGAGCAGACACAACCGGTCACCCTGGAGATCGGTTTTGGTAACGGTGAGAGTCTGCGCCAACTGGCACAGAAACAACCAGAGCATAACTTTCTCGGGGTTGAGGTGCATGGCCCGGGCGTTGGTCATCTGATGATTCAGTTGGATCAGCATCAACTCAGCAACGTCCGCATCCTCAAGCACGACGCCATGGAGCTGCTGCGCCATCACCTGCAGCCCGGCTCCCTGCAGCGGGTGCTGCTCTACTTCCCTGACCCCTGGCATAAACGTAAACACAACAAACGGCGCATTGTGCAGGATGAGTTCGCCGAACTGGTCCACCGGGCACTGATCCCCGGCGGCATTCTGCATATGGCGACCGACTGGGAAGACTATGCCTTGCAGATGATGAGCGTATTGTCAGCCCATCAGGGATTTGACAACCAGGCCGGTAAGGGAAATTTCTCTCCCCGCCCGGAAACCCGGCCACTGACCAAATTCGAACAGCGTGGCGAGCGCCTTGGCCATGGGGTCTGGGATCTGCTGTTCGAGCGGCTCGCGTAA
- a CDS encoding thiazole synthase, which produces MSNDNQTDSFSVAGRTFTSRLLVGTGKYKDMAETRAAIDASGAEIVTIAVRRTNIGQNQDEPNILETLPPSEYTYLPNTAGCYDAKTAIRTCRLARELLDGHNLVKLEVLGDEQTLFPDVVQTLEAAEVLIKEGFDVMVYTNDDPIMAKRLEELGCAAVMPLAAPIGSGLGVRNRLNIRTIVENAKVPILVDAGVGTASDAAVAMELGCDGVLMNTAIAAAQDPVLMASAMKKGIQAGREAYLAGRMPAKRFASASSPTDGLFF; this is translated from the coding sequence ATGTCAAACGATAACCAGACAGACAGCTTTAGCGTCGCCGGACGCACATTTACATCCCGACTCTTGGTGGGAACCGGCAAATACAAGGATATGGCAGAGACCCGCGCGGCAATCGACGCCAGTGGCGCGGAGATCGTCACCATCGCGGTGCGGCGCACCAATATCGGCCAGAACCAGGATGAACCGAATATCCTCGAGACCCTGCCACCGAGCGAATATACCTATCTGCCCAACACCGCCGGTTGCTACGATGCGAAGACAGCCATTCGCACCTGCCGTCTCGCCCGGGAACTGCTGGATGGCCACAATCTGGTCAAACTTGAAGTACTGGGCGATGAGCAGACCCTGTTTCCCGACGTGGTGCAGACCCTGGAAGCGGCTGAGGTGCTGATCAAAGAGGGTTTTGATGTGATGGTCTACACCAACGACGACCCGATCATGGCCAAGCGGCTCGAAGAGCTGGGTTGTGCCGCCGTGATGCCCCTTGCGGCACCGATCGGTTCCGGCCTTGGCGTACGCAATCGCCTCAACATCCGCACCATCGTTGAAAATGCCAAAGTGCCGATTCTGGTCGATGCCGGGGTGGGTACCGCATCCGATGCGGCTGTTGCCATGGAGCTGGGTTGTGACGGGGTGTTGATGAACACCGCCATTGCCGCAGCCCAGGACCCGGTGTTGATGGCCTCGGCGATGAAGAAGGGTATCCAGGCGGGTCGGGAGGCCTATCTCGCCGGTCGCATGCCGGCAAAGCGTTTTGCCTCGGCCTCATCACCAACGGACGGACTGTTTTTCTGA